In one Culex quinquefasciatus strain JHB chromosome 2, VPISU_Cqui_1.0_pri_paternal, whole genome shotgun sequence genomic region, the following are encoded:
- the LOC6036862 gene encoding pupal cuticle protein 36a — protein MISKTTIIYCALLGSGVLSARLDNLYGAPAPPGASRGSGGDGNFLNAPAPSNQYLPPTGQASNQGGYPSVTPLGGQGGQAQNQFGYNPQQQQQPQRPQQSFGGSYGAPSGGGQPGIGGGAGAPGGFQGGFQQPRTTPIPILRYENVNNGDGSYRFDYATGNGIQHKEEGYNRKIGPELGEQIVSGGYSYTGPDGKLYSVQYKADAGGFQPVGDHLPTPPPLPRELQEAYNLHAKLFAEAAARPKDPAYQEPQGGYSQQPGQQYGAPQQQPAYQAPQQQYGAPQQQPQYQQTPQQQQPQFQNTAGPVQGYPSAPSNQYLPPTNRQPSFSPSSGYRY, from the exons ATGATCAGCAAAACGACGATCATCTACTGTGCCTTGCTAGGCAGTGGAGTCCTGTCGGCTCGGCTGGACAATCTGTACGGGGCACCTGCTCCCCCGGGAGCTAGTCGGGGTAGTGGCGGCGACGGGAACTTCCTGAACGCTCCTGCGCCCTCCAATCAGTACCTACCCCCAACCGGCCAGGCAAGCAACCAGGGTGGCTACCCATCGGTAACGCCCCTCGGTGGCCAAGGAGGCCAAGCCCAGAACCAGTTCGGATACAACccccagcaacagcagcaacccCAGCGACCCCAACAGTCCTTCGGAGGCAGCTACGGTGCTCCGTCCGGCGGAGGTCAACCCGGAATCGGTGGCGGCGCTGGTGCCCCCGGTGGATTCCAGGGAGGATTCCAACAACCCCGTACCACCCCGATTCCGATTCTGCGCTACGAGAACGTCAACAACGGCGACGGAAGTTACCGCTTTGA ctaCGCAACCGGCAACGGCATCCAGCACAAGGAAGAGGGCTACAACCGCAAGATTGGCCCCGAGCTGGGCGAGCAGATCGTTTCCGGTGGATACTCGTACACCGGTCCCGACGGCAAGCTCTACAGCGTCCAGTACAAGGCCGACGCCGGCGGTTTCCAGCCCGTGGGAGATCATCTGCCCACGCCGCCACCACTGCCCCGGGAACTGCAAGA GGCCTACAACCTGCACGCCAAGCTGTTCGCCGAAGCCGCCGCCCGACCAAAGGACCCGGCCTACCAGGAACCCCAGGGAGGTTACAGCCAGCAACCTGGCCAGCAGTACGGAGCCCCGCAACAACAGCCCGCGTACCAGGCCCCACAGCAGCAGTACGGAGCGCCCCAGCAGCAGCCACAGTACCAGCAGACTCCTCAACAGCAGCAACCGCAATTCCAAAACACTGCCGGCCCTGTCCAAGGCTACCCATCGGCTCCCTCCAACCAGTACCTGCCCCCAACCAACCGACAGCCGAGCTTCAGCCCTAGCTCTGGATACCGGTATTGA